A genomic window from Sulfurospirillum diekertiae includes:
- a CDS encoding response regulator transcription factor: protein MSEKILLIEDDLEMQSLIADYLQNYDFDVQAFDKPKEALEHLKANPQYKVIVLDLMLPQMDGFDVCKAIRSMSDAHIIISSARNELSDKILGYGVGADDYLAKPYEPRELVLKINSHLRRNTLSKKRVGEFEIDEAKMEITLDGYLLDLTKIEFDILLLLLSNQGKVFSREVIFNAINGIGYNSKDRTVDMHISNLRAKIGDDSKNPKYIKSVWGIGYKMVG from the coding sequence ATGAGCGAGAAAATTTTACTTATCGAAGATGATTTGGAGATGCAATCACTGATTGCGGATTATTTACAAAATTATGACTTTGACGTGCAGGCTTTTGACAAACCTAAAGAGGCACTGGAACATCTCAAAGCAAACCCGCAGTACAAAGTGATCGTGCTTGATCTGATGCTTCCACAAATGGATGGGTTTGATGTGTGTAAAGCCATTCGCTCGATGAGTGATGCGCATATTATTATCTCCTCAGCGCGCAATGAACTCAGTGATAAAATCTTAGGCTATGGCGTGGGTGCGGATGATTACCTCGCAAAGCCGTATGAGCCACGCGAATTGGTGCTTAAGATCAACTCACATTTGCGCAGAAATACTCTCTCTAAAAAAAGAGTAGGGGAGTTTGAAATCGATGAAGCGAAGATGGAGATCACGTTGGACGGTTATCTCTTAGACCTCACCAAAATCGAGTTTGACATTTTGTTGCTCTTACTTTCCAATCAAGGCAAAGTCTTTTCACGTGAGGTGATTTTTAACGCGATTAACGGCATTGGGTATAACTCCAAAGATCGCACGGTGGATATGCACATCAGCAACCTTCGAGCTAAAATAGGCGATGATTCTAAAAATCCCAAATACATCAAGTCCGTTTGGGGCATCGGCTACAAAATGGTCGGTTAA
- a CDS encoding Spy/CpxP family protein refolding chaperone, with product MKLLLIFLLTLSLYADHDGKKEHQLSKDLSYLELSHDQKERIKGILKQYRVDLKGFREFKEKMKDQKENALLQESVNEDDLQKLNQAINQKATMIETHFLVQMHAILTPEQRQKFAQNLEEWEVE from the coding sequence ATGAAATTACTTTTGATCTTCCTTCTCACCCTTTCACTCTATGCTGACCATGATGGCAAAAAAGAGCATCAACTCAGCAAAGACCTCTCCTATTTGGAATTATCACACGATCAAAAAGAGCGTATTAAAGGCATTTTGAAACAGTACCGTGTGGATTTGAAGGGGTTTCGTGAGTTTAAAGAGAAGATGAAAGATCAAAAAGAGAATGCACTTTTGCAAGAGAGCGTGAATGAAGACGATTTACAGAAGCTGAACCAAGCGATTAACCAAAAAGCCACCATGATTGAAACGCATTTTTTAGTGCAAATGCACGCTATTTTGACACCCGAACAGCGCCAAAAATTTGCGCAGAATCTTGAAGAGTGGGAAGTGGAATGA
- a CDS encoding cytochrome b/b6 domain-containing protein yields MTFLTVATGALTYGVKEGMGLFSFMNHTMFRDMKVFKEVHELFSNVLMAVIFAHIAGVLLDKFLHKSRALESMVDGYKIGNEEGVKLTWVQKAFGVVAITLSLFAFVYMLLSPNSLLIADGNQKMDYAKENPAFYKECISCHTLYPPFLLPSKSWVSMMDTLQNHFGDDASLDAATTESIKAFLVKNSAETSTKESSMRILASLDKEKTYLAITETPFWKNRHKEIDKAVFKRADIGKPSNCKACHDNIENGLLNNRDIKPI; encoded by the coding sequence TTGACGTTTTTGACCGTTGCAACAGGTGCTTTAACGTATGGCGTGAAAGAGGGTATGGGTCTGTTTTCCTTTATGAATCACACGATGTTTAGGGATATGAAGGTTTTTAAAGAGGTGCATGAGCTTTTCTCCAACGTCCTTATGGCAGTCATTTTTGCGCATATTGCAGGCGTTTTACTCGATAAATTTCTGCATAAATCACGTGCCTTGGAATCGATGGTCGATGGTTATAAGATAGGCAATGAAGAGGGGGTTAAACTCACATGGGTGCAAAAAGCTTTCGGCGTTGTTGCCATTACTCTTTCCCTTTTCGCATTTGTTTACATGCTCCTTTCTCCTAACAGCCTTCTAATCGCCGATGGCAATCAAAAAATGGATTATGCCAAAGAAAATCCTGCGTTTTACAAAGAGTGTATCAGTTGTCATACACTCTATCCGCCCTTTTTACTGCCTTCAAAATCGTGGGTGAGCATGATGGATACCTTGCAAAACCATTTTGGCGATGATGCTTCACTGGACGCTGCTACCACAGAATCTATTAAAGCATTTTTAGTGAAAAACAGTGCTGAGACATCGACCAAAGAGTCTTCTATGAGGATTCTTGCCAGTTTGGACAAAGAGAAAACGTACCTTGCCATTACTGAAACGCCTTTTTGGAAAAACCGCCACAAAGAGATTGACAAAGCGGTGTTTAAAAGAGCCGATATTGGAAAACCATCGAATTGTAAGGCGTGCCATGATAATATTGAAAATGGACTCTTGAACAATCGTGACATTAAACCTATATAG
- a CDS encoding cytochrome b/b6 domain-containing protein, with the protein MKKIFVWGLYTRVSHVLLMVMMLAAFLTPEVKRLLTLHVALGYTLALLFLFRILWGFMDVKYSKFKDFNFSLSDLKEYMFSIFGNKKEHIGHNPASSYAIVAMIVFDVFDRCNRCFNVWRERGYGSVFLYESHDV; encoded by the coding sequence ATGAAAAAAATATTCGTGTGGGGACTTTATACGAGGGTCTCACATGTCCTTTTGATGGTGATGATGCTAGCGGCATTTTTAACCCCCGAAGTGAAACGATTGCTCACTTTACATGTAGCGCTTGGATATACGCTCGCACTGCTCTTTCTCTTTAGAATCTTGTGGGGATTTATGGATGTCAAGTATTCTAAATTTAAAGATTTTAACTTTAGTCTGAGCGATTTAAAAGAGTATATGTTCTCCATTTTTGGCAACAAAAAAGAGCATATTGGGCACAATCCAGCGTCAAGTTACGCCATTGTAGCGATGATCGTTTTTGACGTTTTTGACCGTTGCAACAGGTGCTTTAACGTATGGCGTGAAAGAGGGTATGGGTCTGTTTTCCTTTATGAATCACACGATGTTTAG
- a CDS encoding diheme cytochrome c, with the protein MKKIFLMTALGLTFAFAGNVAPVNNALYQKECASCHFGYQPALLSKTSWEKVMGNLSDHFGTDASLGKAEHDQILAYLVSNAGSGKIAANNNSMRITESPKFIKEHREVPARLITQKEVGSLSNCSACHILADQGNYSERAIKIPNYGRWE; encoded by the coding sequence ATGAAAAAGATATTTTTAATGACAGCACTTGGACTAACTTTTGCGTTTGCGGGTAACGTTGCACCGGTGAATAATGCCTTGTATCAAAAAGAGTGTGCGAGTTGCCACTTTGGCTATCAACCAGCCCTTTTAAGCAAAACATCATGGGAAAAAGTGATGGGAAATCTCAGTGATCACTTCGGAACCGATGCCTCTTTGGGCAAGGCTGAGCATGATCAGATTTTAGCGTATCTGGTAAGTAATGCAGGAAGTGGTAAAATAGCGGCTAATAACAATTCCATGCGCATTACCGAGTCGCCTAAGTTTATCAAAGAGCACCGCGAAGTACCTGCTCGGTTGATAACACAAAAAGAGGTTGGTTCACTGTCCAATTGCAGCGCTTGCCATATCTTGGCCGATCAAGGCAATTATTCGGAACGCGCGATTAAAATACCAAATTACGGGAGATGGGAATGA
- a CDS encoding DUF1924 domain-containing protein: MKKIVYLIVLSLSLLNAKAFNAPMQIYMNELSAEAKAQNPNFTGFDATRGEKLFVSKHTGKKGSEMSCTSCHTNNLKNSGQNVNTNKPITALAPSANPTRLTDVAEVQKWLRRNFNDVFVREGTALEKGDVLTYIINQ; this comes from the coding sequence ATGAAAAAAATAGTCTATTTGATAGTGTTATCCCTCTCGTTGTTGAATGCTAAAGCGTTTAATGCCCCCATGCAAATCTACATGAACGAATTAAGCGCGGAGGCAAAGGCTCAAAATCCAAACTTTACAGGCTTTGATGCCACGCGTGGTGAGAAACTTTTTGTATCCAAACATACGGGTAAAAAAGGAAGCGAGATGAGTTGTACCTCATGCCATACCAACAACCTCAAAAATAGCGGGCAAAATGTTAACACCAACAAGCCCATCACGGCTCTTGCCCCCTCCGCTAACCCTACACGACTTACCGATGTTGCGGAAGTGCAAAAGTGGCTCAGACGTAATTTTAACGATGTGTTTGTGCGTGAGGGCACTGCGCTTGAAAAAGGTGATGTGTTAACCTACATTATCAACCAATAG
- the prpB gene encoding methylisocitrate lyase — MSAGSLFRKAVSENHPLQIVGVINAYSAMQAERVGHKALYLSGAGVANASIGLPDLGMTNLEDVCIDVRRITSASSLPLLVDADTGWGGAFNIARTIKELTRAGAAACHIEDQVAQKRCGHRPNKELVSKEEMCDRIKAAMDGKIDDEFVVMARTDAHAMEGQAAALERAQAYVEAGADMIFAEAIHTLAEYKQFTKIIKVPVLANITEFGQTPYFTCKELESVGIAMVLYPLSGFRAMNQATLTVFKDILKNGSQKNSIPLMQTRTELYDMLNYHSFEEKIDALFTCKDKK; from the coding sequence ATCAGTGCAGGTTCACTCTTTAGAAAAGCGGTCAGCGAGAACCATCCACTTCAAATTGTTGGTGTTATTAACGCCTACAGCGCGATGCAAGCAGAGCGTGTTGGGCATAAAGCGCTCTACCTTAGCGGCGCAGGTGTTGCCAATGCGAGCATTGGACTTCCCGATCTGGGCATGACCAACTTAGAAGATGTGTGCATTGATGTCAGACGCATCACCTCTGCTTCTTCTTTGCCTCTCTTAGTCGATGCGGACACCGGTTGGGGTGGCGCTTTTAACATCGCTCGTACCATCAAAGAACTGACCCGTGCAGGTGCGGCGGCATGTCACATTGAAGACCAAGTCGCACAAAAACGTTGTGGTCATCGTCCGAACAAAGAACTCGTCAGTAAAGAAGAGATGTGTGACCGCATCAAAGCTGCGATGGACGGTAAAATTGACGATGAGTTCGTAGTGATGGCACGCACCGACGCACACGCGATGGAAGGTCAAGCCGCAGCACTTGAAAGGGCTCAAGCATACGTTGAAGCAGGAGCGGATATGATCTTTGCTGAAGCCATTCATACGCTTGCAGAGTACAAACAATTTACCAAAATTATTAAAGTGCCTGTGCTTGCCAACATCACCGAATTTGGTCAAACACCCTACTTTACATGTAAAGAGTTAGAGTCTGTCGGCATTGCTATGGTGCTCTACCCACTCTCAGGGTTTCGCGCGATGAATCAAGCTACGTTGACGGTCTTTAAAGATATTTTGAAAAATGGCAGTCAGAAAAATTCGATTCCTCTCATGCAAACGCGTACTGAGCTTTACGATATGTTGAACTACCATTCTTTTGAAGAGAAAATTGACGCACTCTTTACATGTAAAGATAAAAAATAA
- the prpC gene encoding bifunctional 2-methylcitrate synthase/citrate synthase has translation MQAKETKKTGGLAGIVAGRSAICTVGTGHGLNYRGYDIYDLAQNATFEEVSYLLTKGILPTQSELDTYKKELIKARALPEALKVVLKNLPKNAHPMDIMRTGCSALGCLEPEADNFSDQDAKITRLMGIFPSILLYWHHYHINGKEIDTNSTQDTIGGYFLEKLHNKQPSELWIKAMHVSLILYAEHEFNASTFAARIGASTLSDIYSAITAAIGVLRGPLHGGANEAAMELISEYTSASQATTGIHAKLEAKAKIMGFGHRVYVSNDPRNIVIKEWSRKLADDVGNATIFPISEAIEKVMWDEKKLFPNLDFYSASTYHFMGIPTAYFTPIFVMSRTAGWAAHVVEQRGDNKLIRPSSEYIGPENRAYVDIKNR, from the coding sequence ATGCAAGCAAAAGAGACAAAAAAAACGGGTGGTCTTGCGGGAATTGTGGCAGGACGTTCAGCCATTTGCACCGTTGGAACGGGTCATGGGCTCAATTATCGAGGCTATGATATTTACGATCTGGCTCAAAATGCAACCTTTGAAGAGGTATCGTACCTTTTAACTAAGGGTATTTTACCCACACAAAGTGAACTTGATACGTATAAAAAAGAGCTTATCAAAGCACGTGCCCTACCTGAGGCACTTAAGGTCGTACTTAAAAATTTACCTAAAAATGCTCATCCGATGGATATTATGCGTACAGGCTGTTCAGCACTCGGGTGCTTAGAACCCGAAGCCGATAATTTTAGCGATCAAGATGCGAAGATTACCCGTTTGATGGGCATTTTCCCTTCCATTTTACTTTACTGGCATCATTACCATATCAATGGCAAAGAAATCGACACGAATAGCACGCAAGATACGATTGGTGGCTATTTTTTGGAAAAATTGCACAACAAACAACCCAGCGAACTCTGGATTAAAGCGATGCATGTCTCGTTAATTCTCTATGCGGAGCACGAGTTTAACGCATCAACGTTTGCGGCACGCATCGGGGCATCGACACTTTCAGACATCTATTCAGCGATTACCGCGGCGATTGGTGTACTTCGAGGCCCTTTGCATGGTGGAGCAAATGAAGCGGCGATGGAGCTTATTTCTGAGTACACTTCAGCATCGCAAGCGACTACGGGCATTCACGCAAAACTGGAAGCAAAAGCTAAAATCATGGGCTTTGGACACCGTGTTTATGTGAGTAACGACCCACGTAATATTGTCATCAAAGAGTGGTCACGCAAACTAGCGGATGATGTGGGAAATGCTACCATCTTCCCAATTTCCGAGGCGATTGAAAAAGTGATGTGGGATGAGAAAAAACTCTTCCCCAATCTTGATTTTTACAGCGCGTCAACCTACCATTTTATGGGCATCCCCACAGCGTATTTCACGCCTATTTTTGTGATGAGTCGCACAGCGGGTTGGGCAGCACATGTGGTCGAACAACGCGGAGACAACAAACTGATTCGTCCAAGCTCTGAGTACATAGGACCAGAGAATCGAGCCTATGTTGATATTAAAAATAGATAA
- the prpD gene encoding 2-methylcitrate dehydratase, with protein sequence MSTDMGILDTKRPEFDPLLTDIARYAFEFKIQSEDAYETARYCLMDTLGCGLLALKFPQCTKLLGPVVPGASMPYLGAKVPGTSYQLDPERAAFNVGAMVRWLDFNDTWLAAEWGHPSDNLGAIWAVGDYISRRNISEGKAPLKVKDILTAMIKAHEIQGILALENCFNKEGMDHVLLVRVASTAVAAAMLGGTFEEIRNAVSHAWIDGGALRCYRHAPNTGSRKSWAAGDASSRGVNLALKALAGEMGYPSALSAKFWGYEDVKMGGKKLTIPQPFGSYVMEQVLFKISFPAEFHAQTAVECAVKLHNEVKDRLDKIESIVITTQESGHRIINKVGPLANPADRDHCIQYMVAIPLIHGTLVAEHYEDTFANDPRVDQLRNKMEVVVDPRYTKEYLEADKRSIANAVQIFYKDGTQSEKVEVEYPIGHKRRRVEGIPLLISKFKHNLSGRLSPKQCATIERACADQASLEAMNFNELSDLFAL encoded by the coding sequence ATGAGTACAGATATGGGTATTTTAGATACCAAGCGACCCGAATTTGACCCACTTTTAACCGACATTGCACGTTACGCTTTTGAGTTTAAGATCCAAAGTGAAGATGCGTATGAGACAGCACGTTACTGTTTAATGGATACCCTAGGATGCGGACTTTTAGCACTTAAATTTCCGCAATGCACCAAACTTTTAGGCCCTGTCGTTCCAGGCGCTTCCATGCCCTATTTGGGGGCAAAAGTCCCTGGGACTTCTTACCAGCTCGACCCAGAACGCGCCGCGTTCAATGTCGGTGCAATGGTGCGATGGCTTGATTTTAACGACACTTGGTTAGCGGCTGAATGGGGACATCCAAGCGACAACTTAGGCGCTATTTGGGCAGTGGGCGATTACATCAGCCGTCGCAATATCAGCGAGGGCAAAGCACCTCTAAAAGTCAAAGACATTTTGACCGCAATGATCAAAGCACATGAGATTCAAGGTATTTTAGCGCTTGAAAACTGCTTCAACAAAGAGGGAATGGATCACGTACTTTTAGTCCGTGTGGCTTCCACAGCGGTTGCGGCGGCAATGCTCGGAGGCACATTTGAAGAGATCAGAAATGCGGTTTCGCATGCGTGGATTGATGGTGGAGCACTGCGTTGTTACCGTCATGCGCCCAATACGGGTTCACGCAAATCATGGGCAGCAGGTGATGCTAGCAGTCGCGGTGTCAATCTTGCCCTTAAAGCACTGGCAGGAGAAATGGGTTATCCATCCGCTCTCAGTGCTAAATTTTGGGGTTATGAAGATGTCAAAATGGGAGGTAAGAAACTGACCATTCCACAACCATTTGGCAGTTATGTAATGGAGCAAGTGTTGTTTAAAATCAGCTTCCCTGCCGAATTTCATGCCCAAACAGCGGTTGAATGTGCGGTAAAATTGCACAATGAAGTGAAAGACAGGCTGGATAAAATTGAAAGCATTGTCATTACGACTCAAGAGTCAGGGCATCGCATTATCAACAAAGTAGGACCTCTTGCTAACCCTGCCGATCGTGACCACTGCATTCAATACATGGTTGCCATTCCCTTGATCCACGGAACGTTAGTAGCAGAACATTATGAAGATACGTTTGCGAATGATCCTCGTGTTGATCAGCTTCGCAATAAAATGGAAGTGGTCGTCGATCCTCGCTACACCAAAGAGTACCTTGAGGCCGATAAACGCTCCATCGCCAATGCGGTGCAAATTTTCTACAAAGATGGCACACAAAGTGAAAAAGTCGAAGTTGAGTACCCTATTGGGCATAAACGAAGACGTGTCGAGGGCATTCCGCTTCTCATTTCAAAATTCAAGCACAATCTATCAGGAAGACTTAGCCCGAAACAATGTGCGACGATAGAGCGTGCGTGTGCGGATCAAGCCAGCCTAGAAGCCATGAATTTCAATGAATTGAGTGACCTCTTTGCACTTTAA
- a CDS encoding zinc ribbon domain-containing protein YjdM: protein MQLPACPKCNCEYTYEDGEMIICPECAHEWPKNGASSEESVNVIKDAHGTILADGDTVVVIKDLKLKGSSAVIKGGTKVKNIRLNFESDHNLDCKVDGIGAMGLKSEFVKKA from the coding sequence ATGCAACTACCTGCCTGCCCTAAATGTAACTGTGAATATACCTACGAAGATGGCGAGATGATCATCTGTCCTGAATGTGCTCATGAATGGCCTAAAAATGGCGCTTCAAGTGAAGAGAGTGTCAATGTCATTAAAGATGCACATGGTACTATTTTAGCGGATGGTGACACCGTTGTGGTCATTAAAGACTTGAAACTCAAAGGCTCATCTGCCGTCATCAAAGGTGGCACCAAAGTGAAAAATATCCGTTTAAATTTCGAGAGCGACCACAATCTTGACTGTAAAGTCGATGGTATTGGCGCAATGGGACTTAAATCAGAATTTGTGAAAAAAGCCTAA
- a CDS encoding branched-chain amino acid transporter permease, with protein sequence MESSYIIGSIIIAALATYATRIIPFLLFRTREPSPLIKYIELNMPLMIMVILVFYALKDVKWESYPYGLAEIIGVCVAIALHVKFKNALLSIFIATLTYMILIQNVF encoded by the coding sequence ATGGAAAGTAGTTACATCATCGGAAGCATCATCATAGCAGCCCTTGCGACGTATGCAACCCGCATCATTCCTTTCTTGCTTTTCCGTACACGTGAGCCTTCGCCACTCATTAAGTATATTGAACTCAATATGCCGCTCATGATTATGGTGATTTTAGTGTTTTACGCGCTTAAAGATGTGAAGTGGGAAAGTTACCCGTATGGTTTAGCAGAAATCATTGGTGTGTGTGTTGCGATTGCTTTACATGTAAAGTTTAAAAACGCATTGTTAAGCATTTTTATCGCAACACTGACGTATATGATTTTAATTCAAAATGTCTTTTAG
- a CDS encoding AzlC family ABC transporter permease yields the protein MNFLAIFKLTIPVMMGYIPLGMAFGLLLSKLLIPWYYAFFMSVFIFAGSGQFLALTLFASQATILEIGIATFLLNLRHTFYGLSMISTFKAFSWKKHYLIFGLTDETFALLKTSEVPEENRERAYLWITFLNQCYWIIGSVVGAVLGNIVPFNYKGIEFSLTALFVVLSIELYKKNRLHKPFFVALIIGLFGMILFPPQKMLILSLCAAAFVLIVFKRSMENGK from the coding sequence ATGAATTTTTTAGCAATTTTTAAACTCACCATTCCTGTTATGATGGGCTACATTCCTCTTGGAATGGCATTTGGACTCTTACTGTCTAAACTTTTGATTCCGTGGTATTATGCTTTTTTTATGAGCGTTTTTATCTTTGCAGGTTCGGGTCAGTTTTTAGCCCTCACACTTTTTGCTTCACAAGCAACCATTTTAGAAATTGGTATTGCGACCTTTTTGCTGAACCTTCGCCATACCTTTTATGGGCTTTCGATGATTTCAACTTTTAAAGCGTTTTCATGGAAAAAACATTACCTCATTTTTGGACTCACGGATGAGACGTTTGCACTGTTGAAAACCAGTGAAGTTCCTGAAGAAAATCGTGAACGTGCGTATCTTTGGATTACTTTTTTAAACCAATGCTATTGGATCATTGGTAGTGTTGTAGGTGCTGTGCTTGGTAATATTGTGCCGTTTAATTACAAAGGCATTGAGTTTTCATTGACAGCACTGTTTGTGGTACTTTCCATTGAGCTATACAAAAAAAATAGATTGCATAAGCCTTTTTTTGTCGCCCTTATTATTGGGCTATTTGGCATGATTTTATTTCCGCCGCAAAAGATGCTTATTTTATCGCTTTGTGCCGCTGCGTTTGTATTGATTGTTTTTAAGAGGAGTATGGAAAATGGAAAGTAG
- the flgG gene encoding flagellar basal-body rod protein FlgG: protein MIRSLYTAATGMIAQQTQIDTTSNNISNVNTIGYKKQRAEFADLMYQTMTYAGTSTSGTTVSPTGIEVGLGVRPTAIAKMFTQGNFKETGNSLDMAITGNGFFQILLPDGTTGYTRNGSFKLDADGNVINSDGYQMIPQLVIPADATQITIGVDGMVSVLQAGQTATQQIGQIELANFINPAGLHSLGDNNYINTNASGDPIVSNPGLNGLGQTRQNFVEMSNVQLVEEMTDLITGQRAYEANSKAITTSDQMLQTVNALKT, encoded by the coding sequence ATGATCAGATCACTTTATACAGCCGCTACGGGTATGATCGCTCAACAAACACAGATCGATACTACTTCAAACAATATTTCAAACGTTAATACGATTGGTTATAAAAAGCAACGTGCCGAGTTTGCGGATTTGATGTACCAAACCATGACGTATGCTGGAACTTCAACCAGTGGCACAACGGTTTCTCCAACGGGTATTGAAGTGGGACTGGGTGTGCGTCCTACGGCGATTGCAAAGATGTTTACGCAAGGTAACTTTAAAGAGACCGGCAATTCATTAGATATGGCAATTACGGGAAATGGCTTTTTCCAAATTTTGCTCCCCGATGGAACAACAGGCTATACCCGTAATGGTTCGTTTAAGCTTGATGCCGATGGCAATGTCATCAACAGCGATGGGTATCAAATGATTCCACAACTGGTTATTCCTGCCGATGCAACGCAGATTACCATTGGCGTTGACGGTATGGTTTCTGTGCTTCAAGCAGGACAAACCGCAACGCAACAAATTGGTCAAATTGAGCTTGCTAACTTCATCAATCCCGCGGGTCTTCACTCTTTAGGGGATAACAATTACATCAACACCAATGCTTCAGGCGATCCTATTGTGAGCAATCCCGGTTTAAATGGTCTTGGTCAAACCAGACAAAATTTTGTTGAGATGAGTAACGTTCAGTTGGTAGAAGAGATGACCGATCTTATTACGGGTCAACGTGCGTATGAAGCGAATTCCAAAGCGATTACGACGAGTGATCAAATGCTGCAAACCGTTAATGCTCTCAAAACGTGA
- a CDS encoding flagellar hook-basal body protein, whose amino-acid sequence MQNSYYGVTGAMVTQFNRLDVISNNLANLNTTAYKRDDVVVGDFKRIFQEYKDEMPLKDNTKEASKFMNASVVRVPQIVEQYTKYDQGGVKNTGNPLDFALKREDAFFMVETPNGIRLTQNGSFSINNEGVLTTKEGYPVLPSTYFQNQQYITIPEDGELRVDQSGGVYNREDQLGSLYIVQSDDVKSLLKEGNNLYKFKSTDELTQLGEGNLVTQGFLETSNINPVSEMVGLIETNRLVDMYQKVMKSHMNDLNTEAISKLASTKA is encoded by the coding sequence ATGCAAAATAGCTACTATGGCGTTACCGGAGCAATGGTTACTCAGTTTAACAGACTGGATGTCATCTCTAATAACCTTGCCAACTTAAATACCACAGCGTACAAACGTGATGATGTGGTCGTAGGTGATTTTAAAAGAATTTTTCAAGAATATAAAGATGAGATGCCCCTTAAGGACAATACAAAAGAGGCAAGTAAATTTATGAATGCTTCCGTTGTCAGAGTCCCTCAGATCGTTGAGCAGTATACGAAATACGATCAAGGCGGTGTTAAAAATACAGGCAATCCTTTGGATTTTGCACTTAAACGTGAAGATGCTTTTTTTATGGTTGAAACGCCCAATGGCATTCGTTTAACGCAAAATGGCTCTTTTTCTATCAATAATGAAGGTGTCTTGACCACCAAAGAAGGTTACCCTGTTTTGCCTTCAACCTATTTTCAAAACCAACAGTACATTACCATTCCAGAAGACGGTGAACTTCGCGTCGATCAGAGTGGTGGCGTTTACAATCGTGAAGATCAGTTGGGGAGTTTGTACATTGTTCAAAGCGATGATGTCAAATCACTGCTCAAAGAGGGTAATAACCTCTATAAATTTAAAAGTACCGATGAATTAACACAACTGGGTGAAGGTAATTTAGTGACACAGGGATTTTTGGAAACCAGCAATATCAATCCTGTCAGTGAAATGGTTGGTTTGATTGAAACCAATAGGCTTGTCGATATGTATCAAAAAGTAATGAAATCACATATGAACGATCTTAATACCGAAGCAATTTCTAAACTTGCATCAACAAAAGCATAA